From the genome of Colias croceus chromosome 9, ilColCroc2.1, one region includes:
- the LOC123694447 gene encoding uncharacterized protein LOC123694447 has protein sequence MASIQTGLSFLCIFLICLIYADPLNAPTGVKVTFLEPSGLYVEWDEVRYNIHEPNIGFIVKLWEIKEETTRNYKLINGEQYPGLEKNNFAAVPFTPDHLSHQNISDITVKGGFFNYARIKSVKPYQLYEVRVMAYRGDEIGPMSEPKRLKLITETNYVMLAQRTTDSCQATIITNKTTSDMPETYVYNSYL, from the exons ATGGCGAGCATTCAGACAGGATTGAGttttctttgtatatttttaatctgtttgATTTATGCTGATCCGCTAAATGCGCCTACAGGTGtaaaagttacatttttagAACCTTCTGGACTTTATGTGGAGTGGGACGAAGTACGTTATAATATTCATGAACCAAACATAGGATTTATT GTCAAATTATGGGAAATTAAAGAAGAAACTACAAGAAACTACAAATTGATTAACGGCGAACAATATCCtggtttagaaaaaaataatttcgctGCAGTG CCATTCACGCCTGATCACTTATCACACCAAAACATTAGTGATATTACAGTGAAGGGAGGCTTCTTCAACTATGCAAGGATAAAATCTGTAAAGCCATACCAACTATATGAGGTGCGAGTTATGGCGTATAGAGGAGACGAAATCGGCCCTATGTCAGAACCGAAGCGACTTAAACTTATAACTGAAACTAACTATGTAATGCTGGCTCAAAGGACCACAGATTCTTGTCAAGCTACGATTATTACTAATAAAACAACATCGGATATGCCCGAGACTTATGTTTATAACTCTTATTTGTAG
- the LOC123694526 gene encoding beta-1,3-glucan-binding protein-like: protein MYLIRTGVVLFSLFYLICAEFEFPKVTLQALTPKGFRAIIPADPKITAFYIEGAFYREATFADEYVEQRVRGFGTKQDHGWVFEDPDITVKLNKYIEYKVFVSLGHGTIGPKDEDGLSSFSMRGYASPKFTRMLTEYVDPMAHGILCPESLTKVRGRRVCAGETIFEDDFNSFQEDNWQISHYIPIDHPEHPFVSYQRLQKNPTVSVENGTLRISPKLQQDLFMNTNQSIFSGTLDLTSGCTELRICSMSSIGVDIVPPVVSGRVTSARFAFTYGTVYIRAKVPQGDWLYPEILLEPLSKKYGNLNYASGVLKVAMVHGNTDINNERYSNNWLTGGPIINSRCRTALEFYHKKLEGKFWGDDFHEYALKWSPDEIVLSVDGEEYGRFQPGSTGLRSWLPSSCRGDWYDLLNNGGIMAPFDDHFYLTLGVAVGGIIEFPDGLTIGEQIAKPWRNRGRKASFSFWQDKDNWHPSWTQPDLIIDYVKVVAL, encoded by the exons ATGTATCTCATACGGACTggtgttgttttgttttcctTATTTTATCTGATATGTGCAGAATTTGAGTTCCCTAAAGTTACTCTGCAAGCTCTAACTCCAAAAGGATTTAGAGCTATTATTCcag CTGATCCGAAAATAACAGCGTTCTACATAGAGGGTGCATTCTACCGTGAGGCGACATTCGCTGACGAATATGTAGAACAACGCGTGAGAGGTTTCGGTACGAAGCAAGATCATGGCTGGGTGTTCGAGGACCCTGATATAACAGTCAAGTTGAACAAATACATCGAGTATAAAGTGTTCGTATCCCTCGGGCATGGGACCATAGGACCTAAGGACGAGGATGGCCTTTCCAGCTTTTCTATGCGTGGATATGCTAGTCCTAAATTTACGCGAATGTTAACAG agTATGTAGACCCAATGGCCCACGGTATCTTGTGTCCCGAGTCGTTAACGAAGGTCCGGGGACGCCGCGTGTGCGCAGGAGAAACAATATTTGAGGATGATTTCAATAGCTTCCAAGAAGACAATTGGCAGATCTCTCATTACATACCTATAGATCACCCG GAACATCCATTCGTATCTTACCAACGACTTCAGAAGAATCCAACAGTTTCAGTTGAAAATGGAACTCTCCGAATTTCTCCCAAACTCCAAcaagatttatttatgaatacaaACCAATCGATTTTCTCGGGCACTTTGGACTTGACCAGCGG GTGCACGGAGCTACGAATATGCTCAATGTCGTCTATCGGAGTGGACATAGTCCCTCCGGTGGTCAGCGGCCGCGTCACCAGCGCTCGCTTTGCGTTCACCTATGGGACTGTGTATATCCGGGCTAAGGTGCCGCAAGGAGACTGGTTGTACCCAG AGATTCTTCTCGAGCCGCTTTCTAAGAAATACGGCAACCTGAACTATGCTTCTGGAGTTTTGAAAGTAGCCATGGTGCATGGCAACACAGACATCAACAACGAGAGATATAGCAATAAT TGGCTTACTGGTGGTCCAATTATAAACTCAAGATGTCGGACTGCACTTGAGTTTTATCACAAAAAGTTAGAAGGCAAATTCTGGGGAGATGACTTCCATGAATATGCTTTGAAATGGTCACCAG ATGAAATAGTTCTATCAGTGGATGGGGAGGAATATGGTCGTTTTCAGCCAGGTTCTACGGGACTCAGGTCCTGGCTGCCGTCTTCCTGCAGAGGTGACTGGTACGACCTCCTCAATAATGGTGGTATCATGGCACCGTTTGATGATCAT TTCTACCTAACCCTTGGTGTCGCGGTCGGAGGTATCATAGAGTTTCCCGACGGCCTGACCATCGGGGAACAAATAGCGAAGCCGTGGCGCAATCGCGGCAGGAAGGCCAGCTTCTCCTTCTGGCAGGATAAGGACAATTGGCACCCATCGTGGACTCAGCCTGATTTGATTATAGACTACGTGAAAGTCGTCGCTTTGTGA